The following proteins are encoded in a genomic region of Mycobacterium sp. 155:
- a CDS encoding MlaE family ABC transporter permease, producing the protein MAMVGGFFKMTVLTGKALLTRPFQWKEFVLQSWFLIRVAFLPTLAVSIPLTVLIIFTLNILLAEFGAADISGAGAGLAAVTQLGPLVTVLVVAGAGSTAICADLGARTVREEIDAMEVLGIDPIERLVVPRVVAATFVAFLLNGTVIIIGLVGGFFFGVYIQNVSAGAYVSTLTLLTGFPEVMISVIKATLFGLIAGLVGCYRGLTTAGGSKGVGTAVNETLVLCVIALFAVNVVLTTIGVRFGTKT; encoded by the coding sequence ATGGCGATGGTCGGTGGCTTCTTCAAGATGACTGTACTCACCGGCAAGGCACTTCTCACTCGACCCTTCCAATGGAAGGAGTTCGTCCTTCAGAGCTGGTTTCTGATCCGCGTCGCGTTCCTGCCCACTCTCGCGGTTTCCATCCCGCTGACCGTGCTCATCATCTTCACGTTGAACATCCTGCTCGCGGAATTCGGCGCAGCCGACATCTCCGGTGCCGGTGCCGGCCTGGCCGCAGTGACGCAGCTCGGGCCCCTCGTGACGGTTTTGGTGGTGGCGGGTGCCGGGTCGACGGCCATCTGTGCCGACCTCGGCGCCCGGACGGTCCGTGAGGAGATCGACGCCATGGAGGTGCTCGGAATCGACCCGATCGAGCGCCTCGTGGTTCCCCGCGTCGTCGCCGCGACGTTCGTCGCCTTCCTGCTCAACGGCACCGTGATCATCATCGGCCTGGTCGGTGGCTTCTTCTTCGGTGTGTACATCCAGAACGTCTCGGCCGGTGCCTACGTCTCCACGCTGACGCTGCTGACCGGTTTTCCCGAGGTCATGATCTCGGTCATCAAGGCCACGCTCTTCGGTCTGATCGCCGGACTGGTTGGCTGCTACCGCGGGCTGACGACAGCGGGTGGTTCGAAAGGTGTTGGCACCGCGGTGAACGAGACCCTGGTGTTGTGCGTCATCGCTCTTTTCGCAGTCAACGTCGTGCTCACCACCATCGGTGTGCGGTTCGGAACGAAGACCTGA
- a CDS encoding SRPBCC family protein yields MPLVSKTVEVESPAEAIMAIVADFEAYPQWNPEIKGCWILARYDDGRPSQLRLDVEIQGQSAVFITAVYYPAENQIYTVLQQGDHFSKQEQRFSVVPLGANTLLQVDLEVEVDTKLPVPSLMVKKLAGDTLEHLASSLIARAAQLSA; encoded by the coding sequence ATGCCGCTGGTAAGTAAGACCGTCGAAGTCGAATCCCCCGCTGAGGCGATCATGGCAATCGTCGCCGACTTCGAGGCGTATCCGCAATGGAACCCGGAGATCAAGGGTTGCTGGATCCTGGCCCGCTACGACGACGGGCGGCCCAGCCAGCTGCGGCTGGACGTCGAGATTCAGGGTCAGTCCGCCGTCTTCATCACCGCCGTCTACTACCCCGCCGAGAACCAGATTTACACCGTGCTGCAGCAGGGCGACCACTTCTCCAAGCAGGAGCAGAGATTCTCGGTTGTGCCACTCGGCGCGAACACGCTGCTCCAGGTCGACCTCGAGGTCGAGGTCGACACCAAGCTGCCGGTCCCGAGCCTGATGGTGAAGAAGCTCGCCGGTGACACCCTGGAGCACCTGGCCAGCAGCCTGATCGCCAGGGCCGCGCAGCTGTCGGCGTAG
- a CDS encoding thioesterase family protein yields MTEAPAALTSADFPLHWPVLTRWTDNDMFGHLNNAVYYELFDTAINAWINTNCDVDPMTAPWLGVVAESGCRFLSELQFPDRLVVGLSVTQLGHSSVTYRLGLFRPDGPVAAVGHWVHVYVERGSRRPVPIPDAIRSLLESICSADAAGK; encoded by the coding sequence ATGACCGAGGCCCCCGCCGCACTCACCTCTGCCGACTTTCCACTGCACTGGCCGGTGCTCACCCGGTGGACCGACAACGATATGTTCGGCCACCTGAACAACGCGGTGTACTACGAGCTGTTCGATACCGCGATCAATGCATGGATCAACACCAACTGCGATGTCGACCCGATGACAGCACCCTGGCTCGGGGTGGTGGCAGAGTCGGGCTGCCGGTTCCTCTCGGAGTTGCAGTTTCCGGATCGGCTGGTGGTGGGGTTATCGGTGACTCAGTTGGGCCACAGCAGTGTCACCTACCGGCTGGGGCTCTTTCGGCCCGACGGGCCGGTCGCCGCGGTGGGTCACTGGGTGCATGTCTACGTCGAGCGGGGCTCCCGGCGCCCGGTACCGATTCCCGACGCGATCCGGTCCCTGCTGGAGTCGATATGCTCGGCGGATGCCGCTGGTAAGTAA
- a CDS encoding GbsR/MarR family transcriptional regulator, with protein MSPEESEFVDRIGLFMELLGGSRTMGRVFGWLMICDPPEQSLTALADTLSVSKASVSTVARQLREGGLIERLPSAGRQHRYRVRPGGFTSVLSLQLSRMGLGIEAADFGLALLDGNRPDQRERLEDFKHFCEFSSQAYHEEMLRLWAEYRDSNRRES; from the coding sequence TTGTCACCGGAAGAGTCCGAATTCGTCGACCGCATCGGGCTGTTCATGGAGCTGCTCGGCGGGTCACGGACCATGGGCCGAGTCTTCGGCTGGCTAATGATCTGCGATCCTCCGGAGCAGTCGCTGACTGCGTTGGCCGACACGTTGTCGGTCAGCAAGGCCTCGGTGAGCACCGTCGCACGCCAACTGCGGGAGGGCGGCCTGATCGAGCGGCTGCCAAGCGCCGGGCGACAGCACCGGTACCGCGTGCGCCCGGGAGGTTTCACGAGCGTGCTCAGCCTGCAGCTGTCGCGCATGGGGCTCGGTATCGAGGCCGCCGATTTCGGTCTGGCATTGCTCGACGGGAACCGCCCCGACCAGCGCGAACGGCTCGAGGATTTCAAGCACTTCTGCGAGTTCTCCAGCCAGGCGTACCACGAGGAAATGCTCCGACTATGGGCCGAATACCGAGACTCCAATAGGAGAGAGTCATGA
- a CDS encoding class I SAM-dependent methyltransferase → MTTSKVDFSSVRWGSVEWTNLCTLYLRACESRLPQPVLGDHAAAEAVERIDYDFKRMHRASLPWANQFLVGLRAKQLDDWTVDFLTRHPDAVVLHLGCGLDTRAFRVQRPETVDWFDVDQPGVVELRRKLYADGPGYRMIGSSVTDSRWLDEVPTDRPALVVAEGLLMYLAESDVRELLLRLTDRFEHGEVDFDTIAPIGPKLSRLFSNGMVKWGISDVGEIERWNPRLQLVDRVPAYTNYKTIPLTAQRLLLGFLNATVAGRYDVLNRFRF, encoded by the coding sequence ATGACGACAAGCAAGGTGGACTTCAGCTCCGTGCGCTGGGGGTCGGTGGAATGGACCAACCTGTGCACGCTCTACCTGCGGGCATGTGAGAGCCGGTTGCCGCAACCGGTTCTCGGCGATCATGCGGCCGCCGAGGCGGTCGAGCGCATCGACTACGACTTCAAGCGCATGCACCGGGCCTCACTGCCGTGGGCCAATCAGTTCCTGGTCGGGTTGCGCGCCAAGCAACTCGACGACTGGACCGTCGACTTCCTCACGCGCCATCCCGACGCCGTCGTACTGCATCTCGGATGCGGGCTGGACACTCGGGCTTTCCGGGTGCAGCGCCCCGAAACCGTCGACTGGTTCGATGTGGATCAGCCCGGTGTCGTGGAGCTACGGCGCAAGCTCTACGCGGACGGGCCGGGCTACCGCATGATCGGCTCGTCGGTGACCGATTCCCGCTGGCTCGACGAGGTTCCCACCGATCGTCCCGCCCTTGTTGTCGCCGAAGGACTGCTGATGTATCTCGCGGAGAGCGACGTGCGGGAGCTGCTGCTACGCCTGACCGATCGGTTCGAGCACGGCGAGGTCGACTTCGACACGATCGCCCCGATCGGGCCCAAACTGTCCAGACTGTTCAGCAACGGGATGGTCAAGTGGGGCATCAGTGACGTGGGTGAGATCGAACGCTGGAATCCGCGCCTGCAGCTCGTCGACCGGGTTCCGGCGTACACCAACTACAAGACGATCCCGCTCACCGCACAGCGACTGCTGTTGGGTTTCCTCAACGCCACCGTCGCGGGTCGCTACGACGTGTTGAACCGGTTCCGGTTCTAG
- a CDS encoding TetR/AcrR family transcriptional regulator: MASDAEAGRGRGAASANGTSRRDELLGVAAKLFAARGYHGTRMDDVAEAVGLNKATVYHYYASKSLILYDLYKSTADFTVEALHDDPTASARETIYNFTRRLMVGIANDLEKAAVYFQEGPYITEWFTEEQVAYIRRAETQVYEHVRDVIDRGIASGEFYDCDSHVLALGYIGMTLGAYRWLRPHGRRSAQEIAVEFSTALLRGLIRDEKIRNESPLGVEI, translated from the coding sequence ATGGCATCCGATGCAGAAGCAGGGCGAGGTCGCGGCGCCGCGTCCGCCAACGGTACCTCGCGGCGGGACGAGCTGCTGGGTGTCGCCGCGAAACTGTTCGCCGCGCGCGGCTACCACGGCACCCGGATGGATGACGTGGCCGAGGCCGTCGGCCTGAACAAGGCCACGGTCTACCACTACTACGCGAGCAAGTCGCTCATCCTCTACGACCTCTACAAGAGCACCGCGGATTTCACCGTCGAGGCCCTTCATGACGATCCCACCGCCTCGGCCCGCGAAACGATCTACAACTTCACCCGTCGGCTCATGGTCGGCATCGCCAACGACCTGGAGAAGGCGGCGGTGTACTTCCAAGAGGGGCCCTACATCACCGAGTGGTTCACCGAGGAGCAGGTTGCCTATATCCGACGCGCCGAGACTCAGGTCTACGAGCATGTCCGCGACGTCATCGACCGGGGCATCGCCAGCGGCGAGTTCTACGACTGCGACTCGCACGTGTTGGCCCTGGGCTACATCGGGATGACCCTGGGCGCCTATCGGTGGCTGCGGCCGCACGGCCGGCGTTCGGCGCAGGAGATCGCCGTCGAGTTCAGCACCGCGCTGCTGCGCGGGCTCATCCGGGACGAGAAGATCCGCAACGAATCGCCGCTGGGTGTCGAAATCTAG
- a CDS encoding DUF1345 domain-containing protein, whose translation MSGANRFWISLATGLAVGAGAGALSGHWPVGLLTVVIVTAGLSVVWALAVLWPMDPDQTRDHASDADVKGDVGDLVLVLILAASLASIGILLASANNADKARYAGMSLVAILAVWALLHTMYAARYARIYYQSEPRDIDFNSDVPPRYVDFYYFSFNLGMTYQVSDTDVTTSQLRGEVLKHCLFSYIYGTVIIACTINLVINLVG comes from the coding sequence ATATCGGGGGCCAACAGGTTCTGGATCAGCCTGGCCACTGGGCTGGCCGTCGGCGCGGGCGCGGGGGCACTTTCCGGTCACTGGCCTGTCGGGCTGCTGACGGTGGTCATCGTCACGGCGGGGCTCAGTGTGGTGTGGGCGTTGGCAGTGCTGTGGCCGATGGATCCGGATCAGACGCGGGATCATGCGAGCGATGCCGATGTCAAAGGTGATGTCGGGGACCTGGTGCTGGTGCTCATCCTCGCCGCCAGTCTCGCCTCGATCGGCATCCTGCTGGCATCGGCCAACAATGCCGACAAGGCCCGATATGCGGGTATGTCGCTAGTGGCGATTCTGGCGGTGTGGGCGCTGTTGCACACCATGTACGCCGCGCGCTATGCCCGGATCTATTACCAGAGCGAGCCGAGGGACATCGACTTCAATTCCGACGTCCCTCCCCGGTATGTCGACTTCTACTACTTCTCGTTCAACCTCGGGATGACTTACCAGGTGTCCGATACCGACGTCACCACCTCGCAGCTGCGCGGTGAGGTCCTCAAGCATTGCCTGTTCAGTTACATCTACGGCACGGTGATCATCGCGTGCACCATCAACCTGGTCATCAACCTCGTCGGATAG
- a CDS encoding magnesium transporter CorA family protein, translating to MTQVHGRIWRAGEPVDGFVFDEISDYLTDENTLIWADIYDPDHDTLRDLAEELGLNIWAVEDAIAPMERTKASVYHTHTFFTVYAVHLRIPTDDISTTLVKHRISAFVLPRGLITVRLPPTESEATDFDAEEVSRRFDELGGQQYGVGALIHGLLDVVVDGHFEAVQELDDAIESLEDELFDDGGPRRGLQRRTFRLRKDLVQLRRVVLPMREVVSTIQHRRMDSQISPDLDPLYADLYDHVLRASEWTESLRDMVTTVFETNLSLQDARLNTVMKKLTGWAAIIAVPTAITGFYGQNVTYPGINTVVGFIASSTLIVVLVVLLYVMFKRRDWL from the coding sequence ATGACCCAGGTGCACGGCCGGATCTGGCGAGCCGGCGAGCCGGTCGACGGCTTCGTGTTCGACGAGATCTCGGACTACCTGACCGACGAGAACACCCTGATATGGGCTGACATCTACGATCCGGACCACGACACACTGCGGGATTTGGCCGAGGAACTCGGGCTCAACATCTGGGCCGTCGAGGACGCTATCGCGCCGATGGAACGCACCAAGGCGTCCGTGTACCACACCCATACGTTCTTCACGGTCTACGCGGTGCACCTGCGCATCCCTACCGACGACATCTCGACCACCCTGGTCAAACACCGCATCTCGGCGTTCGTACTGCCCCGCGGATTGATCACCGTGCGGTTGCCTCCCACCGAGTCGGAGGCCACCGACTTCGACGCCGAAGAGGTGTCCCGACGTTTCGACGAGCTCGGCGGACAGCAGTACGGCGTCGGTGCGCTGATCCACGGTCTGCTCGACGTCGTGGTCGACGGACATTTCGAGGCAGTGCAAGAACTCGACGACGCCATCGAGTCGCTCGAAGACGAGCTGTTCGACGACGGCGGGCCGCGACGGGGACTGCAGCGACGCACCTTCCGGCTCCGCAAAGATCTGGTTCAGCTGCGGCGCGTGGTCCTGCCTATGCGCGAGGTGGTCAGCACCATCCAGCATCGCCGGATGGATTCGCAGATCTCCCCCGATCTCGACCCGCTCTACGCCGATCTCTACGACCATGTGCTGCGGGCCTCGGAGTGGACCGAGTCTCTGCGGGACATGGTCACCACCGTTTTCGAGACCAACCTGTCTCTGCAGGACGCACGGCTCAACACCGTCATGAAGAAGCTGACCGGTTGGGCCGCGATCATCGCCGTGCCGACGGCCATCACCGGCTTCTACGGCCAGAACGTCACCTACCCGGGGATCAACACCGTGGTGGGCTTCATCGCCAGCTCGACTCTGATCGTCGTGCTGGTCGTCCTGCTGTACGTGATGTTCAAACGCCGAGATTGGCTGTAG
- a CDS encoding Re/Si-specific NAD(P)(+) transhydrogenase subunit alpha yields MIIGIPRESQPGETRVAATPQTVGQIIKLGYTVVVESGAGAASSFADSAYVAAGAEIGQPWDADVVLKVNAPSDNEIAELRDGAILVSLISPALKPELVEKLSARPITVLAMDAVPRISRAQSLDVLSSMANVAGYRAVIEAAHEFGRFFTGQVTAAGKVPPAKVLVVGAGVAGLAAIGAAGSLGAIVRATDPRPEVADQVASLGAEYLSVADPAAAENEVSATGYAKEMGDDYKAREAALYAEQCKDIDIIITTALIPGRPAPRIITADMVASMKSGSVIVDMAATNGGNVEGTVKNQVTVTDNGVTIIGYTDLAGQLPTQASQLYGTNLVNLLKLLTPEKDGKVVLDFDDVVQRSITVVRDGEITWPPPPVQVSAAPVAQPAAAAPAAKPEKHPMSIGRRLGVTFAVAAVVFALIALSPSALQVHLTVFALAIVIGYYVIGNVHHALHTPLMSVTNAISGIIVVGALLQIGQHNLPVTVLACLAILLASINVFGGFAVTRRMLAMFSRS; encoded by the coding sequence ATGATCATTGGGATACCACGGGAGTCTCAGCCAGGGGAAACGCGTGTTGCCGCCACTCCGCAGACCGTCGGACAGATCATCAAGCTCGGCTACACAGTCGTCGTCGAATCCGGCGCCGGTGCGGCCTCCAGCTTCGCCGACAGTGCATACGTAGCGGCCGGCGCCGAGATCGGGCAGCCGTGGGACGCCGACGTGGTGTTGAAGGTGAACGCGCCCAGCGACAACGAGATCGCCGAACTGCGCGACGGCGCGATACTGGTCAGCCTGATCTCGCCCGCACTGAAACCCGAGCTGGTCGAGAAACTGTCCGCCCGACCGATCACGGTGTTGGCGATGGACGCGGTACCGCGGATCTCGCGGGCTCAGTCGCTGGACGTGCTGTCCTCGATGGCCAACGTCGCGGGCTACCGCGCAGTGATCGAGGCGGCTCATGAGTTCGGCCGATTCTTCACGGGCCAGGTGACCGCGGCGGGCAAGGTGCCGCCCGCGAAGGTGCTCGTGGTGGGTGCGGGGGTGGCCGGGCTGGCCGCGATCGGTGCGGCCGGCAGCCTCGGAGCAATCGTGCGGGCCACCGACCCCCGGCCCGAGGTGGCCGATCAGGTCGCGTCGCTGGGCGCGGAGTACCTCTCGGTCGCCGACCCCGCGGCCGCGGAAAATGAGGTGTCGGCCACCGGCTACGCCAAGGAGATGGGTGACGACTACAAGGCCCGCGAGGCCGCGCTGTACGCCGAGCAGTGCAAAGACATCGACATCATCATCACCACGGCACTGATCCCCGGTAGGCCCGCGCCGCGCATCATCACCGCCGACATGGTCGCGTCGATGAAGTCGGGCAGCGTGATCGTCGACATGGCCGCGACCAACGGCGGCAACGTCGAGGGCACCGTCAAAAACCAGGTGACCGTCACGGACAACGGCGTGACCATCATCGGCTACACCGACCTCGCCGGCCAGCTGCCCACCCAGGCCTCCCAGCTGTACGGCACCAACCTGGTGAATCTGCTCAAGCTGCTGACCCCCGAGAAGGACGGAAAAGTCGTCCTCGACTTTGACGACGTGGTGCAGCGATCGATAACGGTCGTCCGCGACGGCGAGATCACCTGGCCGCCACCACCGGTGCAGGTCTCCGCCGCGCCGGTCGCCCAGCCGGCTGCCGCCGCACCAGCGGCAAAGCCAGAGAAGCACCCGATGTCGATTGGGCGCCGGCTCGGGGTCACCTTTGCCGTCGCGGCCGTCGTCTTCGCGCTGATCGCGTTATCACCCTCGGCGCTGCAGGTGCACCTCACCGTATTCGCGCTGGCGATCGTCATCGGCTACTACGTGATCGGCAACGTGCACCACGCGCTGCACACCCCGCTGATGTCGGTGACCAACGCGATCTCCGGGATCATCGTGGTGGGCGCCCTGCTGCAGATCGGCCAGCACAACCTGCCGGTCACCGTGCTGGCCTGCCTGGCGATTCTGCTCGCAAGCATCAACGTATTCGGCGGATTCGCGGTGACGCGCCGCATGCTCGCCATGTTCTCCCGCAGCTAG
- the pntB gene encoding Re/Si-specific NAD(P)(+) transhydrogenase subunit beta, giving the protein MLTLENIATAAYVVAALLFILALAGLSKHETSRAGNTFGMVGMAVALTATIALAFDRKIEPIGVALLVGAMIVGAAIGLWRARVVDMTGMPELIALLHSFVGLAAVLVGWNGYLHVEHDLAGAEAAKLTGEHMLGIHSAEVFVGVFIGAVTFTGSIVANLKLSARIKSAPLMLPGKNFLNVGALVVFSALTVWFVIEPHLWLLAVVTVLALLLGLHLVASIGGGDMPVVVSMLNSYSGWAAAASGFLLGNDLLIITGALVGSSGAYLSYIMCKAMNRSFISVIAGGFGIEAGPAEDKDYGEPREITADAAAELLSHADSVIITPGYGMAVAQAQYGVADLARKLRERGVNVRFGIHPVAGRLPGHMNVLLAEAKVPYDIVLEMDEINDDFDGTSVVLVIGANDTVNPAAAEDPGSPIAGMPVLTVWNADNVIVFKRSMASGYAGVQNPLFFRENTQMLFGDARDRVNDILAALPAAQRV; this is encoded by the coding sequence ATGCTCACTTTAGAAAACATCGCCACGGCGGCCTACGTCGTTGCCGCGCTGCTGTTCATCCTCGCACTGGCCGGGCTCTCCAAACACGAGACATCCAGGGCCGGAAACACTTTCGGCATGGTCGGGATGGCGGTCGCCCTGACCGCGACCATCGCGCTCGCGTTCGACCGCAAGATCGAACCGATAGGCGTGGCGCTGCTGGTCGGCGCGATGATCGTCGGCGCCGCGATAGGCCTGTGGCGCGCCCGAGTGGTCGACATGACGGGCATGCCCGAGCTGATCGCCCTGCTGCACTCCTTCGTGGGTCTGGCTGCGGTGCTCGTCGGTTGGAACGGCTACTTGCACGTCGAGCACGACCTGGCCGGTGCCGAAGCCGCGAAACTGACCGGCGAACACATGCTCGGCATCCACTCGGCCGAGGTGTTCGTCGGCGTCTTCATCGGCGCTGTCACCTTCACCGGATCGATCGTGGCCAATCTCAAGCTCTCGGCCCGTATCAAGTCCGCACCCCTGATGCTGCCCGGCAAGAACTTTCTCAACGTCGGGGCGTTGGTGGTCTTCTCCGCGCTCACCGTGTGGTTCGTCATCGAACCCCACCTGTGGCTACTGGCGGTGGTCACCGTGCTCGCGCTACTGCTGGGCCTGCACCTGGTGGCCTCCATCGGCGGCGGCGACATGCCCGTGGTGGTGTCGATGCTCAACAGCTACTCCGGGTGGGCCGCGGCCGCTTCGGGTTTCCTGCTCGGTAACGACCTGCTGATCATCACCGGCGCACTCGTCGGCTCCTCTGGTGCCTACCTGTCCTACATCATGTGCAAGGCCATGAACCGGTCGTTCATCTCTGTCATCGCCGGCGGGTTCGGGATCGAGGCCGGCCCCGCCGAGGACAAGGACTACGGCGAACCCCGTGAGATCACCGCCGATGCCGCGGCCGAGCTGCTCAGCCACGCCGACTCGGTCATCATCACCCCCGGCTACGGCATGGCCGTGGCGCAGGCTCAGTACGGTGTCGCCGACCTGGCCCGCAAGCTGCGCGAGCGCGGCGTCAACGTCCGCTTCGGCATCCACCCCGTCGCCGGCCGCCTGCCCGGTCACATGAACGTGCTGCTGGCCGAGGCCAAGGTGCCCTACGACATCGTGCTCGAGATGGACGAGATCAACGACGATTTCGACGGCACCTCCGTCGTGCTCGTGATCGGCGCCAACGACACCGTGAACCCGGCGGCGGCCGAGGACCCGGGCAGTCCGATCGCGGGCATGCCGGTGCTGACGGTGTGGAACGCCGACAACGTCATCGTGTTCAAGCGGTCCATGGCCTCCGGCTATGCCGGCGTGCAGAACCCGCTGTTCTTCCGTGAGAACACCCAGATGTTGTTCGGCGACGCCCGCGACCGGGTGAACGACATCCTCGCCGCCCTGCCCGCCGCACAGCGCGTGTAA
- a CDS encoding acyl-CoA dehydrogenase family protein — translation MPVDRLLPSDEARELIALTCDIADKVLDPIVDEYERHEKYPEGVFARLGDAGLLTLPQPAEWGGGGQPYEVYLQVLEEIAARWAAIAVAVSVNSLSSHPLLVFGSDEQKRRWLPGTLSGSQIGAYSLSEPGAGSDAAALRCAAKRFGDSYVLNGSKAWITHGGKADFYTLFARTGEGSRGVSCFLVPGDLEGLTFGKPEEKMGLHAVPTTSAFYDNAVIEAERLIGAEGQGLSIAFSALDSGRLGIAAVAVGIAQAALDEAVRYANERSTFGRKIIDHQGLGFLLADMAAAVISARATYVDAARRRDAGLPYSTQASVAKLTATDAAMKVTTDAVQVFGGVGYTRDYRVERFMREAKITQIFEGTNQIQRLVIARGLRS, via the coding sequence ATGCCGGTCGACCGCTTGCTGCCATCCGATGAGGCACGCGAACTTATCGCCCTGACCTGCGATATCGCCGACAAGGTGCTGGATCCGATCGTCGACGAATATGAGCGGCACGAAAAGTATCCGGAAGGGGTCTTCGCCCGGTTGGGGGATGCGGGGCTGCTGACCCTGCCCCAGCCCGCGGAATGGGGTGGCGGCGGTCAGCCCTACGAGGTGTACCTGCAGGTGCTCGAGGAGATCGCCGCCCGGTGGGCCGCCATAGCGGTCGCGGTCAGCGTGAACAGCCTGTCATCGCATCCGCTGCTGGTGTTCGGGAGCGACGAGCAAAAGCGGCGCTGGCTGCCCGGCACGCTCTCGGGCAGCCAGATCGGCGCGTACAGCCTGTCGGAGCCCGGGGCGGGCTCGGATGCCGCGGCGCTGCGCTGTGCGGCCAAGCGCTTCGGTGACAGCTACGTGCTCAACGGTTCCAAGGCGTGGATCACCCATGGCGGCAAGGCCGACTTCTATACGTTGTTCGCGCGCACGGGCGAGGGTTCCCGCGGAGTGTCATGCTTCCTGGTGCCCGGGGATCTCGAAGGCCTGACCTTCGGGAAGCCCGAGGAGAAGATGGGCCTGCACGCGGTGCCCACCACCTCGGCGTTCTACGACAACGCCGTCATCGAAGCCGAGCGGCTCATCGGTGCCGAGGGCCAGGGTCTGTCCATCGCGTTCTCGGCCCTGGATTCGGGACGCTTGGGCATCGCCGCGGTAGCCGTGGGTATCGCCCAGGCCGCGCTCGACGAGGCCGTGCGCTACGCCAACGAGCGCAGCACGTTCGGCCGCAAGATCATCGACCATCAGGGCTTGGGGTTCCTGCTGGCCGACATGGCCGCCGCTGTGATCAGCGCCCGGGCCACCTACGTCGACGCCGCTCGCCGCCGCGACGCCGGACTGCCGTATTCGACGCAGGCCAGCGTGGCCAAGCTCACCGCCACCGATGCCGCGATGAAAGTGACGACCGACGCCGTACAGGTCTTCGGCGGGGTCGGCTACACGCGCGACTACCGCGTGGAACGTTTCATGCGGGAAGCCAAGATCACCCAGATCTTCGAAGGCACCAACCAGATTCAGCGGCTGGTGATCGCGCGGGGGTTGAGATCCTGA